CTCTTCGACGCCGCCCGCGCCCGCGTGCTGCCCGTCCTGGACGAGCTGCTCTCGGCGGAGCTGGACCTGGACGGCGCCCGCGGGCTCACGGCGGACCTCAACTTCGAGGGCGCCCCCACCCCGCCCGGCGAGAAGATCGCGTGGTAGCGCACGCGCGCGTCCCCGAGGCGTCCTCGGAGGCGACGCGCCACGTCATGCAGGCCAACCGCTCGAAGAACACCTCCCCCGAGCTCAGGGTCCGCGCCGCCCTGCGCGCCGTCGGGCTCACCGGCTACCGCCTCCACTGGAAGGGCGCGCCGGGCAAGCCCGACGTGTGCTTCCCGGGAAGGCGCGTGGCGATCCAGGTGAACGGCTGCTTCTGGCACCGATGCCCGCACTGCTCGCCCTCCCGACCCAAGACGCACCCCGAGTTCTGGGAGGAGAAGTTCGCGCGCAACCGGGCGCGCGACGAGCGCAACGCCCGCCTCATGCTGGAGCAGGGGTGGACGCTGCTCGTTGTGTGGGAGTGCCAGCTCGCCCGCGGCCGCCTCGAGGCCACGATGGCGCGCGTCGTCTCGGAGGTGCGCGCCGCCGGGGAGGGCAGGCTGCCGGCGCACGTGGTCGACGTCGGGGCGCCCCCCGCCTGGCGCCTGCGGCTGGCGCGGGCGCGGCGGAGGGCGCGCCGCCGCTAGGGGACGCGGGACCGCTCACCTGCGCGTGCGCCCCCGCGCGGCGCGGGTGGTGCTAGGCTGGTCCGGACGGGCGAGAAGAGCGACGAGTCATCGAGGGGGTCGGTCATGGCGACCTACGTGTTCTCCGACGTGCACGGGCACCGTGCCACGCTCGAGCGCGCCCTCGAGCGCGTCTCGCCGGGGGCGGGAGACTCGATCTTCTGCCTGGGCGACATGATCGACCGCGGGCCTGACCCGGTGGGCGTGCTGCGCCTCGTGCGGGGCCTGCCGAACGCGACGGCGCTCCTCGGCAACCACGAGGACCTGATGCTCGAGTGCCTGCACGACGAGTCCGACGCGCTCGCGGCCATGAACTGGGCCATCAACGGCGGCGCCGTCACCTCCGAGGGCCTCGCGAAGCTGCCGGCAGGGGAGCTCGAGGAGCTGCTGGGATGGGTCCGGGACCGTCCTCGCAGCGCCCGGGTTCGCGTGGGCGGGCGGCTCTACCTGCTGGCGCACGCGGGCGTGAACCCGGGCGTCGTCACCCCCGAGGCCTGGGACGACGACGCTGCCGCAGCCTACCTCGCCGCGCAGAGCGCCGAGGACCTCACGTGGATCCGCGAGGAGTTCTGGGGCGCCCCGCACGGCCTCTCGGGAGAGGACGGGACCGGGCCGGTGGTGGTGGCCGGTCACACGCCGACCCCCTACCTCGAGCGCATGGCCTGCGAGCTCGACCGCAGCCCGGTCGGCGACGACGGCCTCGCGCGCATGGTCCGCGCGGGCGCCGAGCGGGACCGCTGGGACGTCGACTGCGGCGCCGCGGGCGGCGCCGGCTTTGGCCAGGTGCTCGTGCTGCGCCTCGACGACGGCGAGGAGTTCTACGAGCCCGTCCTCGAGGGGGAGTAGCGAGGATGCCGACCGGGGTCGTCGCGTCCGCGGCGGATTATCTTCACGGGGCGGTCGACGTCGTCGACGTCGGGGACGGCTGGGTTCGCCCGTCGCGCCTCTCGGCCGCGCAGCTGCGCGCGCTGGGCAGCGTCCGCGCCTGGCACCCGGGGCTCTACCGGCAGATGGCCGCCTGCACGGCGGGCGTGACCGTCGAGTTCGAGACCAGCGCCGGGGAGGTCTCGCTCGAGCTGCGCGTGGGGGCGGTCCCGCCCGCCACGGCCTCCGTCCTGGCCGACGTGGCACGGCACACGGGCGTCGAGCCGGGGCGCCCCGACGCCGTCTACGCGGACGTCGGCGGGCGTCACCTGGGCCCGCTCCTGCCCGGCGAGGACGGCCTTCTCACCCTGGACCTCGCCGACCCGGACGCCGCCGTCCTGACCCTACCGGGGCTCGGCGAGCCGCAGCGGGTGCGCGTGTGGCTGCCCTGCCTGGCTCCCTGCGAGGTGCGCTCCGTGATCACGGACGGCGCCCCGGCGGCTCCGGTCGCCGCGAGGCCCGTGCTGCTCGTGCTCGGCGACTCGATCGCGCAGGGCTTCTGGGCGGAGGACGCGTCGCGCACGTGGCCGGCGCTTCTCGCCGAGCACCTCGGCCTCGACCTCGTGAACCAGGGCGTGTGCGGCCAGGTCTTCCAGCCCGGGACG
Above is a genomic segment from Olsenella timonensis containing:
- a CDS encoding very short patch repair endonuclease, producing the protein MVAHARVPEASSEATRHVMQANRSKNTSPELRVRAALRAVGLTGYRLHWKGAPGKPDVCFPGRRVAIQVNGCFWHRCPHCSPSRPKTHPEFWEEKFARNRARDERNARLMLEQGWTLLVVWECQLARGRLEATMARVVSEVRAAGEGRLPAHVVDVGAPPAWRLRLARARRRARRR
- a CDS encoding metallophosphoesterase yields the protein MATYVFSDVHGHRATLERALERVSPGAGDSIFCLGDMIDRGPDPVGVLRLVRGLPNATALLGNHEDLMLECLHDESDALAAMNWAINGGAVTSEGLAKLPAGELEELLGWVRDRPRSARVRVGGRLYLLAHAGVNPGVVTPEAWDDDAAAAYLAAQSAEDLTWIREEFWGAPHGLSGEDGTGPVVVAGHTPTPYLERMACELDRSPVGDDGLARMVRAGAERDRWDVDCGAAGGAGFGQVLVLRLDDGEEFYEPVLEGE